One genomic region from Flagellimonas oceani encodes:
- a CDS encoding iron chaperone — protein MGKIEEYISKFPKEVQLHLQEIRTIIKKTAPMATEQMAYGMPGYKTNGKPLVYFAAYKSHIGFYATPSGHETFQKELSKYKQGKGSVQFPLNQPIPFELIEQIVRFRVEENANLN, from the coding sequence GTGGGGAAAATAGAAGAATACATTTCAAAATTTCCGAAAGAGGTGCAACTGCATCTTCAAGAAATTAGAACCATCATTAAGAAAACAGCTCCGATGGCCACGGAACAAATGGCCTATGGAATGCCCGGTTACAAAACCAATGGAAAGCCGCTTGTCTACTTTGCAGCGTACAAAAGTCATATCGGTTTTTATGCGACTCCGTCTGGACATGAAACGTTTCAAAAAGAGCTTTCAAAATACAAACAAGGAAAGGGTTCTGTGCAGTTTCCTTTGAACCAACCCATCCCTTTTGAACTCATCGAACAAATTGTTAGGTTTAGAGTTGAGGAGAATGCTAACCTAAACTAA
- a CDS encoding GyrI-like domain-containing protein has translation MTPRIQTLPTTLLVGKKSITSFADNNTFELWHSFSPRKKEIKHSINDNLYSVEIYPSTSFFQNFNPTQVFEKWAAIAVSQVEEIPEEMQSLTLPEGLYAVFSYKGKPSEAMETFKYIYSEWLPNSGYAMDHRPYFALMGAKYKGEHPESEEEFWVPINAEQ, from the coding sequence ATGACCCCAAGAATACAAACCCTACCCACAACCTTGTTGGTCGGCAAAAAATCAATCACCTCCTTCGCAGACAACAATACGTTTGAGCTATGGCACAGCTTTTCACCAAGAAAAAAGGAAATCAAGCATTCCATCAATGATAATCTCTATTCCGTTGAGATTTATCCCAGCACTTCCTTTTTTCAAAATTTCAACCCCACCCAAGTATTTGAAAAATGGGCGGCCATTGCCGTTTCCCAAGTGGAAGAAATACCCGAGGAAATGCAAAGCTTGACCCTTCCCGAAGGATTGTACGCCGTGTTCTCCTACAAAGGAAAACCGAGTGAGGCTATGGAAACCTTCAAATATATCTATTCCGAATGGCTCCCCAATTCGGGATATGCAATGGATCACAGACCCTATTTTGCATTGATGGGGGCTAAATATAAAGGAGAACACCCCGAATCCGAGGAGGAGTTTTGGGTTCCCATCAATGCTGAACAGTAG
- a CDS encoding autorepressor SdpR family transcription factor: MNSLFKALNDETRRQIVELLKEKDMNAGEIAERFHISKPSISHHLDILKQADLVTSEKKGQFVEYSLNTTILEDLLNWILTLKK, from the coding sequence ATGAATTCGTTGTTCAAAGCCCTTAATGATGAAACGCGCCGACAGATTGTGGAACTGCTCAAGGAAAAAGATATGAATGCGGGAGAAATTGCCGAACGGTTCCATATTTCCAAGCCAAGTATTTCGCATCACCTGGATATTTTAAAACAGGCAGACCTCGTCACCAGCGAAAAAAAGGGACAGTTTGTGGAATATTCCCTGAACACCACCATTTTAGAAGATTTGCTCAACTGGATACTAACCCTTAAAAAATAA
- a CDS encoding SdpI family protein — MNLKKELPLIGIVLLPFLYLAYVWNQLPTEVPLHWNIKGEVDRYGDKSELILIPILTSLLIYVIFLAVPHIDPKKQIQKMGKKYDTLKWIITTFMSVLALFIIYTAKNQSVANPNYILLLCGVLFIIFGNYFKTIKANYFIGIRTPWTLENEVVWKETHKLGGKIWFAGGLLIILSSLIFNEQTNFIIFMTLVAIMVLVPVVYSYLLFKKKKV; from the coding sequence ATGAACCTTAAAAAAGAATTGCCGCTCATCGGGATTGTATTGCTGCCCTTTCTCTATTTGGCCTACGTTTGGAACCAATTGCCCACCGAAGTTCCCTTGCACTGGAATATCAAGGGGGAAGTGGACCGTTACGGGGACAAATCGGAGCTTATCCTTATCCCCATTTTAACTTCCTTGTTGATTTATGTGATTTTCTTGGCGGTGCCCCATATCGATCCAAAAAAACAGATTCAAAAAATGGGCAAGAAATACGATACCTTAAAATGGATTATTACCACTTTTATGTCCGTTTTGGCCTTGTTCATCATTTATACGGCAAAAAATCAATCCGTTGCCAACCCCAATTACATTTTGTTGCTATGCGGAGTCCTTTTCATCATATTTGGCAACTATTTCAAAACAATCAAAGCCAATTATTTCATTGGTATCCGAACGCCTTGGACTTTGGAAAACGAAGTTGTTTGGAAAGAAACCCACAAATTGGGAGGCAAAATCTGGTTCGCTGGCGGTTTGCTTATCATTCTATCCAGCCTAATTTTTAATGAACAGACCAATTTTATCATTTTTATGACCTTAGTCGCAATAATGGTATTGGTTCCTGTCGTCTATTCTTATCTGTTGTTTAAAAAGAAAAAAGTCTAG
- a CDS encoding DUF3124 domain-containing protein encodes MLSKWVPFAFLLLIFSCTEKTKKGVSSIDPVNWNNRVAAISPTDSLMTGTSYLSVYSEIYSETEHRTHNLTSTISMRNTNLKDTIYITKAEYFDTKGNPIRTYFDEPIYIRPMETVEIVIDEKDRSGGTGANFLFDWSIKPDSHEPYFEGVMISTSGSQGLSFTTEGKRVE; translated from the coding sequence ATGCTAAGTAAGTGGGTTCCTTTTGCTTTTTTACTATTGATTTTTTCATGTACTGAAAAAACCAAGAAAGGGGTGAGTTCTATCGATCCCGTAAATTGGAACAACAGGGTGGCCGCTATTTCCCCAACAGATTCCTTGATGACCGGTACCTCCTATCTCTCCGTATATTCCGAGATTTATAGCGAAACGGAACACCGTACACACAACCTTACCAGTACCATAAGTATGCGCAATACCAACCTGAAGGATACCATTTACATCACTAAAGCGGAATATTTTGATACCAAGGGCAATCCCATAAGAACCTATTTTGATGAACCCATCTACATCAGACCTATGGAAACCGTGGAAATTGTGATCGATGAGAAAGACCGATCGGGCGGAACGGGTGCCAACTTTCTTTTTGATTGGTCCATAAAACCAGATTCCCACGAACCCTATTTTGAAGGGGTGATGATTTCCACTTCGGGATCGCAAGGCCTATCCTTTACCACCGAAGGCAAACGAGTGGAATGA
- a CDS encoding formate--tetrahydrofolate ligase, with translation MTDLQIAKDVSLQHIATIAEKFGIDPEHIEMFGKYKAKLPLKAIDREKAKESNLVLVSAISPTPAGEGKTTMSIGLSEGLNRLGKKSTVVLREPSLGPVFGIKGGATGGGYSQVMPMEDINLHFTGDFAAIEKAHNLLSAIIDNNIQSKTNSLLLDPRTIGWKRVMDMNDRSLRHIIVGLGGTTSGVPRETGFDITAASEIMAILCLAESLSDLKKRLGNIFVGYTFDKKPIYAKDLKAESAMAALLKDAIKPNLVQTIEGNPAIIHGGPFANIAQGTNSVIATLMGMTHSDYTVTEAGFGFDLGAEKFFDIKCQSANLKPKAVVLTTTIRALKYHGGADLKSLTKPNVEALKKGLPNLEKHLENIAKFKVVPVIAINKFVSDTEEEIAVIKALAVSKGVRVAVANVWAKGGEGAEDLAKAVIDIVESKASEFKPLYDWKSSVKDKIAKIATEIYGAEHVDYTAKAKADLRKITDLGLDDFPVCIAKTQKSLSDNPKLLGRPKDFIITVREIEIAAGAGFLIPITGDIMRMPGLPAHPSSEGIDINDDGEITGLF, from the coding sequence ATGACCGATTTACAAATCGCCAAAGATGTTTCTTTACAGCACATCGCCACCATTGCAGAAAAATTTGGAATCGACCCCGAACACATAGAAATGTTCGGAAAATACAAGGCCAAACTTCCCTTAAAAGCCATAGACCGAGAAAAAGCCAAGGAAAGTAATCTTGTTCTGGTATCGGCAATCTCACCTACGCCCGCAGGAGAAGGAAAAACCACAATGTCCATAGGACTTTCCGAAGGACTCAACCGATTGGGCAAAAAATCAACGGTGGTTTTGCGGGAACCTTCCTTAGGCCCTGTCTTTGGAATAAAAGGGGGCGCCACCGGAGGCGGATACTCCCAAGTGATGCCCATGGAGGACATCAACCTGCATTTTACAGGGGATTTTGCCGCCATTGAAAAAGCGCACAACCTATTATCGGCCATTATCGACAACAATATCCAGAGCAAGACCAATTCGTTGCTTTTAGACCCAAGAACCATAGGTTGGAAACGTGTTATGGATATGAACGACCGCTCTCTGCGCCACATCATCGTGGGACTTGGCGGGACAACTTCGGGTGTGCCAAGGGAAACCGGTTTTGATATTACGGCAGCTTCAGAGATTATGGCCATCCTCTGCTTGGCGGAAAGTCTGAGCGACCTAAAAAAACGGTTGGGAAACATTTTTGTGGGGTATACTTTCGACAAAAAACCGATTTACGCCAAAGATTTGAAAGCCGAAAGCGCTATGGCCGCTTTATTAAAAGATGCCATAAAACCCAATTTAGTTCAGACGATTGAGGGCAATCCCGCGATTATTCACGGTGGGCCTTTTGCCAATATTGCACAAGGAACCAATTCGGTAATCGCTACTTTAATGGGAATGACGCATTCGGACTACACGGTTACCGAAGCGGGATTTGGTTTTGACCTCGGAGCTGAGAAATTTTTCGACATCAAATGTCAAAGTGCCAACTTGAAGCCAAAGGCCGTTGTGCTCACAACAACCATCCGCGCGTTAAAATATCACGGAGGTGCAGATTTAAAATCCTTGACAAAGCCCAACGTGGAAGCGTTGAAAAAAGGCCTTCCCAATTTGGAAAAGCATTTGGAAAACATTGCCAAATTCAAGGTTGTTCCGGTAATTGCCATCAACAAGTTCGTATCGGACACGGAGGAAGAAATTGCCGTCATCAAAGCATTGGCGGTGTCCAAAGGTGTTCGTGTAGCCGTTGCCAATGTATGGGCCAAAGGTGGAGAGGGAGCGGAAGACTTGGCCAAGGCTGTCATTGATATCGTGGAATCTAAAGCTTCAGAATTCAAGCCACTTTATGATTGGAAATCCAGCGTAAAAGATAAAATCGCCAAAATCGCCACCGAAATATATGGTGCGGAACACGTGGACTATACTGCCAAAGCTAAAGCCGATTTGAGAAAAATCACCGACCTTGGTTTGGATGATTTCCCCGTGTGCATAGCAAAAACACAAAAATCGTTATCGGACAACCCAAAATTATTGGGCAGACCCAAGGATTTCATCATCACGGTGCGAGAGATTGAAATTGCAGCGGGAGCAGGGTTTTTGATTCCGATTACGGGGGACATAATGCGTATGCCCGGATTGCCGGCACATCCTTCATCCGAAGGAATCGACATCAATGATGATGGTGAAATTACAGGCTTGTTCTGA